DNA from Alnus glutinosa chromosome 2, dhAlnGlut1.1, whole genome shotgun sequence:
tgaaaaaaaaaaaaaaaaaaaagaaaaaaaaaaaagtagtctaATCATAAGCTGAAACAGTTTTTTCGCAATAGAATAAGGCCCCCAAAGAtaggtttgtttgaaaaaaaaaaaaaaaaaaaaggcccaatcATAATCTAGaatggttttgaaaaagaaaaaaaaaaagaaaaaaagaagcacgATCTCTTCTTTAGAGACTCTTTAacttcaatagaaaaataaatagttagagGCCCAAGAACATAACAATTaataccaatatatatatatatatatatatatatatatatatatatacattttctctcttattaggAGACTCAACTAAAATAATGTGAACTACAAGGAAGCCAATGAAGAGAGTAGGAACCACGTAAAAATACTTGTTGAAATACAAGTCATAACTTTACAAAACCAACCATCACTAGAGTGGGGCCTACGAAAAAATGTCTAGTTTAAAATTTTCGCCTTAACCCCCAAAATATATTAACCTGGCCCTACTCCGCGTCATTTGTCCATGACAATGACGTGTCACTTCCTGAAATTATCTAAGGTAAAGATCTTACCTAAAGCCGTCGACCACACGAAAAAGGCCATTCTCAAAAGAACCTAAGTCTGCTCTACACTCTTCCAAGTACAACCCAGAGAGCAATAGAATGACTTGACCTCAAATAATCCTCTTTTGGAGGGTACCCACCACAAGTGATCTTCGAAGAGTGATCTAGCTGAGTGCAATACCTAGAGAAATGAAGCAAAGACATCTATCTCTCAATCATGTGCTGCTCTAGCAAAGCTTACATTTCATTGGTTGGAACCTCCCAAAAACTCCAAATGAACCGCAACAAAGGTATCCTTTGTATGAGCTATACCAAATAAAACTGGAAAAGCTACCTTTAAAGCCACATTCCCACACCACTGACCACACCAAAAGCTAATCATGGATCCATCTCTGACCTCAAATCTGGTAAGACACAAAAATTTCTCTCATTTCCTGATATTCTTTCATAACCCtaccctcaaactatcaaaaacttATCTCATGATTACACTTCCGCATTCCCTACCCAAAAGAATTTCCAACCGAAACATCACGGGGGCTTTAAGCAGTTGAATAAAGGAGTTGAGAGAGGGGCAGGCAAGAGACCTTTTTCttagttttgtattgtaattaagGCATCCCAATGTTACTAGTCTAATGCATAAGTAGGCAATAAGATCACACACATACATGTAAATTTCTTTATTCCATCAAGTCATGGTGTAAAAGAACAAAGAGTACTCCGGATTGGAACTTAAAACTCGTTAGTAAATCAAATACAAAAGGCATCCCAATGTTACTAGTCTAATGCGTAAGTAAGCAATaagatcacacacacacatacatgtaAATTTCTTTATTCCATCAAGCCATGGTgtaaaagaacaaagaggaCTCCGGATTGGAACCTAAATAGTTAAAACTCGTTAGTAAATCAGTTAATAagtacatattatatatatatctaccgacttgaaaatgaaaaaacatcCATACTGCAGAGAGGGTTTTATGTTGAATATACAAAAGTCTTCCATGGTTTTCCTGGAGGGTATCCGGCCCTATAAGactaattacaatttaaaatgATATCAGGACATGCTTGATGTAGTCAATTCAAATGAACCTGAGATATAGcaccattttttatatttatatttatatttttttcctttttatattttatattttgtataataGGGAGACACATGTTATATGATTGGTTTTGACATGACACGATAACGGATTCtcaaatttttcaacaaaagtTGGGAGCAGGGAGCTTATTGCCATTTTTGCTTACCATAGAGTGCTTtaagtcactttttaaaccctAGGGAGCTTATTGCAAATGGATGAAACcacattgattgattttgtattttttttcctaaaaattggGATCTTTTTCTTAATAAACACTATTGTATGCCCTAGACATAAGTAGTAGATCAATCATGTTGCGTGTGCCATGCAATTGCCATCACCAGCAACAATGCTACCACTTCATAGATATCATCACCAACATTTAACACAGCGGTTCTCCATAACCAACTCTACCTCTGGAGTACTTATATATACTCTACCTCTGGAGTCAACCCCCTCCACCTCTGGACTACTACATTACACACCAAACAATAACCACTGTCTCACCTATGCCATGGTCCATCTACATAATCATTGCAAACAAGGATTTTAGGTCATGTGGAAAGGAAGCTAATTTCATAGAAGTTTGTGGAATAAAAGCTCTGGTTTGACTTAACCATGAAGAAAAATTAATTCATGAAATCTaaggaaacttcacaaaactaataaaagttataatgcGTTAGTGAGCAGATTGATtcataaaaacaaatcaaaggtAAATCAATTACTCAGCCAAGTAATCCATGCTGGGTAAATAGCCTTACAGATGACCAGCagaaaaatgtttaattttctcCCTTCTGAAAAGAACACGGATGTTAGAGGGGGGAACTAAGATCATCAATTTTTGTACCAGCATCCTCTCGATTTGAAGTTTTGAAATACTTCTTAACCAGGATTAGAAAAAATGGTATTTCACCACCACCTAAGGATGAGAAAAAAGCCAAAAGTTTCAAAAGATTTCCCAGCAGTCTATGCAAAATAAGGATCCTATAATAAGAGTTGTATGATTTATTTTGATaacttagaagaaaaaaatgttgtgcAATTTATTCAATATAGCTACTTACACTAACATGACAAAGGACAACAAAACATTACTCCTTCCATCTCGATTAGATTATATGGTCTGAAATGAAAAGATTattaatgaaaaagtaaaaatatagtGATCTTCCTAAATGTTCTTTATATTATTAGTGTCATACCTTTTGGTAAgacttgtttatttttcaaaaaaaggtCAGGGTAGTATAGGAAATTGAAAAAGCATAAACTTCTACTTTGGGGAAGTTTCATATACTACATTGAGACAACCCAACAAGGAAAGgtcatcatttttgttttttcttttttaatggaaaGACTAATAAGCAAAATGAGCAAACACTAACACTGGTAGTTAATTTTCCAACTTACAACTTGACATAAAGGTTTAAAAACCACAATCGCCACCAAGCTACCACTGGACAACATGAAGAAAACCAAAGGGCCTATAAGcccaatgcaaaaaaaaaaaaatggtagaaaatggaaaggaatcAGGTGTCCAAGTTTACCATGTAACCATATCCATCCCTTTTATCTTCTCAagttttaaaatcaccatattATTGACTGAATGATGTTCCTAGCAATTTGCCATGCGGTTGAATGGTAACTCGAGTTTGAAACATTAAGACTGAAGCATTAGCAAAATCAGTGTAGCACCCATTTTAGTTCAGTTAGATCCATGGTTAGGTGAAAAGTATGTAGCGTTGATACTTCTACAAGAAGCTGAAGCTGTATCTACCGCTACCTTACCCATGACATGATATTGCTTAAATACTTTCAACACCCACTAGAAACTTTCAGGTGAAAGGATCATTGCATAATTTTCTAGTAACAGAGaactgcttttgtttttttgataagtagtaaAGAGGACTGAATTTAACAACTACCTACAAGCAGgtgttttctaattttcttttacttgttacattaaatttttttcttgagtgTGTGCATGCAGATAGATAAGTGGATATAGATCgatatatagatagatatagATATAAAGATTTCACTTCATATGAATTGCTTTGTCATTGGGATTCAACAGCAACTCCTCCATCAATATCAGCTTTACAATTTAACTCCTCCAGGGAAAATGTTCATTATTTTTCATGCAATGATGACCAAACCTTAAACTGTAGCTATGACAATAGGATAAATACAGCTCTTGTAGTGAACCATGGTAATACCGGAAAAGGTAAGTGACAAGGAAACGTAACAACTGACAGTACATCTACAGTATGCATGAAGCTTGAAGGAACtgctgattttcaaagacaatgaAGCATACAAAGCGAATGACCGACAAGTTGGATCTTTTCTATATGTCAATCATTCAGcataaaaaagagaataatagtATTAGGGGGAAAAAGTTGTGCATACTTTAATCTTTTTGCTTCTGTGATAACTGAAGTAGCAGGCAAGTACATGTTGTCAACTGAGCTGGATGAATTAGTAACATCCCTATGAGGTTACAAGAGAATAATCTCCACTTAAAAATTTTGTCACTTTAGCATCTCCTATATTTCTTGAACTTCGAGACAAGATGAGCATACTGCCCCTTCTCCCCCATATGTCTTATTACTTCATGAGCTTCAGAAAGCTTTCCAGCATTTCTCAAATTACTCACTAGGGTGCTGTacacaaggaaattcggattacaaccTCTAGATTCCATTTCCTTAAGCAATGAGCATGCCTCCTCGAATTTCCCTGCCATACAAAACCCACGAATCATGGAATTGTATGTGAATACATTTGGAAGCTGTCCCTTGACTATCATCTCATCAAACATTTCCTGAGCTTTCTCTAGCTCCCCAGCCACAATATATCCTGTGATCATTACAGTGTAACAAACCACATCAGGCATACACCCATTCTTTATCATTTggtcaaaaaaatatttgcaggCATCCAAATTTCCAGCCCGGCTAAATCCATCTATCAACGTGGTGAAGTGAAGAACACTCGGATCAAAACCTACTTCCTTCATGTGATTCAAAAGATTAAGGGCTGCAAGTGGTTTGTCTCCTTTGCCCAGAACGTGCAGAAGAATGTTATATGTATGGAAGTCTGGAGAAAATCCACTTCTACCCATTTCATCAAGCAGTCTATGAAACTGATCCAACTTTCCCAACCTATACTTTGCACACATGACAACATTATAAGTTAGAATATCTGGAGAATGACCCTCAGCTAACATCTGCTGATACACCCACTCAATCAACTTGTATTGGTTTACCGTGAGAAGGGAATGCAAAATCGCATTGTATGAATGTTTGAAAGGCCTATAATTAAATGTCTTCGATTTTATGAACCTCTCCACAACTTTCCTAGCCAATCCCGCCCCACCACAAGTGCATATCAATATGTTAAAGGTACGTGCCGTGGTTGGGAACCCATTCTCAATCATCTCATCAAGTAGCCTCCACATTGCCTTAAACTCCTCACAATCTGCAAAGATCTTCATTATTAAATGGTAAGAATTTGCTGTGTGCTTGTAACTCTCCTGCTGACCAGACCACACGAAAAACTTATACCCTAATTTTGCACACCGCATCTTATTGCCATAATTTACATTCCTCAAAATTCCCAACAGAACTTCCCTCACTAGAAGCCCAGAAAGCCTTATATACAACTCGTCTAGAGCCAATTTCGTATCAAACCCCGGGCAATCTTGCTCGAGAACTTCAAGAATCCTCCTGGCATCAATCTTTGCGTTGTCAAAAAAACCCTGCCTCACCGAGAAATGTCCCCGGACTCGGCTTTCATCAGGTTTTTCATAAGAAATGGAATCAAAGTCCGAATATCTCAACATTCCTTCCAAGGGTTCCTCAATGCACCCAAACCCATTATCAACCTTATCGCCATCGAACCCACGGTCGCATAATTTTCGtgaaattatgaaaaaacaGGAGATTTTGGGAACCACTCTTGGACCAAACAAATATATAGAGTTCATTTCTACTCCCCATTATCAGTGAAACTTTGCAGTACCCAAAAAATCCAAGAAACCTACTAACAAATTGAAAATTCTAAGCATAGAGAGCTCCAAAAGCTTCCTATGATGAAATTGAAGGATACCCATTAAAATGAAAAGGCCCAGATACACAAAAGGGGTTGAATCGAATAAGAAATGTTCATCGAGTAAGGACTTCGCTTCACTTGTGAAGGAGGTGGATGACTTACCTGAGATTGTGCTAATTGGTAGGGCGATATCAGTCTTCCTGAGCTGGCTCTAATTCCCGCCTGAGGTTTTGCTTGTGTGAGTGAGCAAATGGGGCAACCTGCGAGAGGATCCTATTGCAAGTAATTATGCCCTTCCAGAGAGGGGAAATATGGAGGAGACTTTGGTATTTCCGTAAAATAGCACCCATTTTCAGCACTGCCCAATCGGAGCGAACCACGTTGGCAGGGTACAAGTAGTCCGTGGAATACTAGATTAAAAGTTTTCATTATTGGCATCGTTGTACAAGCAGATGTAATTAGTGATTATTAGATATTAATTACTAACTGCAACCGTCTAATAGGGGTGTACAAGTGGAGAGCTTATTAATCGAAAATAACCAATAACCACCAATAACCGCCAACAATCGTTAATTAGAAAatcgaaaaattaaaaataaccgCAACCAAATAACCGAATAACCGTGTATTCGGTTGCGGTCACCAAttattgtattttaaaaaactagTTAATAACTGAATAACCGCAAccgatttttattattatatataattataatttatatatatatatatatatatatatatatatatatatatatatatatatatatatatatatatatataatgttgtaCGTACAATTACCTAGTTATATGTATtcgtatttaaaaaattatcaaaaaaaattatcaaaattcacCTGTTACAAGAGGGGCCACAATACATTTGTAACAGGtgaattttgataaattattttataatttttaaaatacgaATACATGTACGTAATTAGGTAATTGTACGTACAACATTGCATAAGTTTATGAGAAATAACTGCAGTGAAGCGATTTCAAGATAGCTATTAGGTAATGAACTAATCCTCCTAATTGATGTAAAGCTAGCATACTTTTTTCTTTGTAGTGAGGGATTGGAAGgctaagagcattcacagtgaATGATGCAAATTTTTATCTATTCTAGATAACTAAAACCCACTTTTTGCTAATTTAGCTAACTACTTTCAAAACTACCCTCCAACCGATTATTTagatttttatctattttattaaaataatcatttttattcttttttttttttttgttaaaaacctcTCTCCACTCTGCCCCAAGCGTTTTGCACCTCTAGAAATTTCCAAACTCCACGCACCCACGCGTTCTACACCTAGAAATTTCTGGACTCTCTTTTG
Protein-coding regions in this window:
- the LOC133861740 gene encoding pentatricopeptide repeat-containing protein At3g60050-like, giving the protein MNSIYLFGPRVVPKISCFFIISRKLCDRGFDGDKVDNGFGCIEEPLEGMLRYSDFDSISYEKPDESRVRGHFSVRQGFFDNAKIDARRILEVLEQDCPGFDTKLALDELYIRLSGLLVREVLLGILRNVNYGNKMRCAKLGYKFFVWSGQQESYKHTANSYHLIMKIFADCEEFKAMWRLLDEMIENGFPTTARTFNILICTCGGAGLARKVVERFIKSKTFNYRPFKHSYNAILHSLLTVNQYKLIEWVYQQMLAEGHSPDILTYNVVMCAKYRLGKLDQFHRLLDEMGRSGFSPDFHTYNILLHVLGKGDKPLAALNLLNHMKEVGFDPSVLHFTTLIDGFSRAGNLDACKYFFDQMIKNGCMPDVVCYTVMITGYIVAGELEKAQEMFDEMIVKGQLPNVFTYNSMIRGFCMAGKFEEACSLLKEMESRGCNPNFLVYSTLVSNLRNAGKLSEAHEVIRHMGEKGQYAHLVSKFKKYRRC